In one window of Gossypium arboreum isolate Shixiya-1 chromosome 4, ASM2569848v2, whole genome shotgun sequence DNA:
- the LOC108457817 gene encoding CASP-like protein 5A1, producing MNVSRPAVHPVEAPPMTEAAVHGPRVRMKDIQGMPGTKGGLFLRLSQFIFSIISVSVMATTNDFRSATAFCYLVLAVGLQSLWSLSLAFVDMYALLVKRSLRNYLAIRLFTIGDGITSTLTFAAASASAGITVLIDNDLDKCSVNHCTKFETATAMAFISWFAMSPSFLLNLWSLASH from the exons ATGAACGTGAGCCGTCCGGCGGTTCACCCGGTGGAGGCTCCACCGATGACGGAGGCGGCGGTACACGGTCCTAGAGTAAGGATGAAGGACATCCAAGGCATGCCTGGGACTAAAGGTGGCCTCTTTCTTCGTCTTTCTCAGTTCATTTTCTCCATCATTTCTGTCTCTGTCATGGCCACCACCAATGACTTCCGCTCTGCCACAGCTTTTTG TTACCTTGTTCTTGCTGTTGGCCTGCAAAGTTTGTGGAGCCTGTCCTTGGCATTCGTTGACATGTACGCCCTTTTGGTTAAACGAAGCCTGCGAAACTACTTAGCAATCCGTTTGTTCACCATTGGTGATGGG ATCACTTCGACACTTACATTTGCCGCTGCATCTGCATCAGCTGGCATAACAGTCTTGATTGACAATGATCTTGATAAATGTAGTGTGAATCACTGCACTAAGTTTGAAACAGCTACAGCAATGGCCTTCATCAGCTGGTTTGCAATGTCACCATCCTTTCTGCTGAATTTATGGTCATTGGCTTCCCACTGA
- the LOC108459116 gene encoding BTB/POZ domain-containing protein At5g03250-like, producing the protein MAFLRLGSKSEIFHREGHTWVCTSGLPSDICINIGEMSFNLHKFPLLSRSGLLEKLIEEYSNGEGSSLNLRLDDIPGGAKAFELISKFCYGVRMELTAYNIVSVRCAAEYLRMTEDYGDGNLVMQAEAFLNEVLGNWSDSVRALEACEEVMPQAEELHIVSRCIESLATKASTDPSLFSRPSSGRETRPSPEDSGLWNGISTATKTQHTGEDWWYQDVSFLSLLLYKRLILAIESRGLRPETIAASVVHYARRYLPLMNRQSSFDDVNSTVTNMPNTCEADQRALLEEIVGLLPNKKGVTSTKFLIRLLRIAMVLHTSPSCRENLEMRVGAQLDQASLVDLLIPNMGYSETLYDVDCVQRILDHFLLVQQAAALATPPGIAEEGQIMKGSPDSLTPITMVANLIDGFLAEVASDVNFKLPKFEALAATIPDYARPVDDGLYHAIDVYMKTHHWIADGEREQLCRLMNCQKLSLEASTHAAQNERLPLRVIVQVLFFEQLRLRTSISGWFFVSDNLENSQNQINSAAAQQQRDNGGDDDVKQRVSELEKDCSSMKEEIQKLMKTKRSWRNFTRRLGFNRKSNSCCPKGPKASKLRAVAPSSGNRQQNSEKIEVVPPETLKVN; encoded by the exons ATGGCATTCTTGAGGCTGGGTTCTAAGTCTGAAATATTTCATCGTGAAGGTCATACTTG GGTTTGCACATCTGGACTTCCAAGCGACATTTGCATTAATATTGGAGAAATGTCTTTCAATCTCCATAAG TTTCCATTGCTTTCAAGAAGTGGGCTACTAGAGAAGCTTATTGAAGAGTATAGCAATGGGGAAGGATCAAGTTTAAATTTGAGACTTGATGATATACCTGGCGGAGCTAAAGCCTTCGAGCTTATATCTAAGTTCTGCTATGGTGTTCGTATGGAACTCACCGCGTATAACATAGTCAGCGTCCGATGTGCAGCCGAGTACCTCCGAATGACAGAAGATTATGGAGATGGAAATCTTGTAATGCAGGCAGAAGCTTTCCTCAATGAAGTGCTGGGGAATTGGTCAGATTCAGTCAGAGCTCTTGAAGCATGTGAAGAAGTTATGCCACAAGCTGAAGAGCTTCACATTGTCTCTAGATGCATCGAATCGTTGGCAACCAAGGCTAGCACGGATCCCAGCTTATTCAGCAGGCCTTCGTCGGGACGCGAAACCAGGCCAAGTCCCGAAGATTCAGGCTTATGGAACGGAATATCGACTGCGACCAAGACGCAACATACAGGCGAGGATTGGTGGTACCAAGATGTCTCATTCCTTAGTTTACTATTATATAAAAGACTGATTTTAGCCATTGAATCAAGAGGCTTAAGGCCTGAAACAATTGCTGCATCAGTGGTGCACTATGCTAGGAGGTACCTCCCCTTGATGAATCGACAATCAAGCTTCGATGATGTGAATAGTACCGTGACCAACATGCCGAATACTTGCGAAGCAGATCAAAGGGCACTCTTAGAAGAGATTGTAGGGTTACTTCCTAATAAGAAGGGAGTCACATCCACCAAGTTTCTCATTAGGTTGCTTCGTATAGCAATGGTGTTACATACAAGTCCATCATGCCGAGAGAATCTGGAGATGAGGGTGGGAGCTCAGTTAGATCAAGCTTCACTCGTGGACTTGCTAATACCGAATATGGGGTACTCGGAGACGCTTTATGACGTCGACTGTGTTCAGCGGATTCTCGATCATTTCTTGTTAGTACAGCAGGCTGCAGCATTAGCAACTCCTCCTGGCATAGCAGAGGAGGGGCAAATAATGAAGGGATCACCGGATTCGTTGACACCGATTACGATGGTGGCCAATTTAATAGATGGATTTTTAGCAGAAGTTGCATCAGATGTTAATTTCAAGCTTCCTAAGTTCGAAGCACTGGCTGCTACAATCCCTGATTACGCGAGACCTGTTGATGATGGACTCTATCATGCCATTGATGTGTACATGAAGACACATCATTGGATTGCAGACGGTGAAAGAGAGCAGCTTTGCAGACTAATGAACTGCCAAAAGCTGTCATTGGAAGCGAGCACTCATGCAGCCCAAAATGAGAGGTTACCTCTTAGAGTAATCGTTCAAGTCCTCTTCTTCGAACAACTGCGGCTTCGTACCTCAATTTCGGGCTGGTTCTTCGTCTCTGACAATCTTGAAAACTCACAAAATCAAATAAACTCGGCAGCAGCACAACAACAGCGTGATAATGGTGGCGATGATGATGTGAAGCAACGAGTTTCAGAGCTTGAAAAGGATTGTTCGAGCATGAAAGAGGAGATCCAGAAGCTGATGAAGACGAAAAGGAGTTGGAGGAATTTCACCAGAAGGTTGGGTTTCAATAGGAAATCGAATTCTTGTTGCCCAAAAGGACCGAAGGCTTCGAAGCTAAGAGCAGTCGCCCCATCATCCGGGAACAGACAGCAAAACAGTGAAAAAATTGAGGTGGTTCCTCCTGAAACTTTGAAGGTCAATTGA
- the LOC108457818 gene encoding uncharacterized protein LOC108457818, which produces MVRRGRRRILVGLAVAMFLGIAVYFRLWAIHYSISSDDAELLRRQFDLANKEAMDESAEWRLRFDEEADKASKCAKELDEIKDSIGKKGDSTGFEEKLMLLQKENAVLLEQVETLKNELVAEKRRCHT; this is translated from the exons ATGGTGAGAAGAGGGAGAAGGAGAATATTGGTGGGATTAGCGGTGGCTATGTTTTTAGGAATAGCAGTGTATTTCAGGCTTTGGGCTATTCATTACTCTATCTCTTCTGATGATGCTGAGTTGCtaag GAGACAGTTTGATCTTGCAAACAAAGAGGCAATGGATGAATCTGCAGAGTGGAGGCTGAGATTTGATGAAGAGGCAGACAAGGCTTCCAAGTGTGCCAAGGAACTAGACGAG ATCAAAGACTCTATTGGAAAGAAGGGAGATTCCACTGGCTTTGAGGAAAAATTGATGCTGCTGCAAAAG GAAAATGCTGTTTTACTCGAGCAAGTGGAAACGTTAAAAAATGAGCTTGTGGCAGAGAAACGGAGATGTCACACATAG